CGCAGCCAGTGCGGGAGTTGAAGAGTTTTGGACAGGATTAACAGGATCGACAAGATTCAAAAGGCGCCCGGCACCTTCTTCTTGATCCGGTTGATCCTGTTAATTCTGTTAATCCTGTCTAAGCTCTGTGGAAATTGGAACTTAACCGATCAGCTTACACTGGCCGTTCGTCAAGACGCGCGGTCTGTTGAACGCTGTTTGTGACTATGCGACTTCGCAAAATGATAATTATGGTCGCAGACGTCCTCTGTGGGTCAAGGGGTTTTACTGCGCCGTCCGATGTAACTTCGTAACCACAGTTTCGATCGACGTCGATCACCATTCCAAAGGTCAACATGCTCGCGAGTCGCGTTCAGCACTTCACGGAATCGGTCATTCGGGAGACGAGCCGGATCGCGCAGCAGTACGGGGCGATCAATCTCGGTCAGGGGATGCCGGATTTCGATCCGCCGGAGGAGGTGAAGGAGGCCGCGTGCCAAGCCGTGCGCGACGGCTTCAACCAGTACGCGGTGACGTGGGGAATCGCGAGTTTGCGAAAGGCGATCGCGGCGAAGATGCGGACGTTCAACGGGCTGGAATGGGTCGACGCGGATGCACACGTCACGGTTTGTTGTGGCGCGACCGAGTGCATGATGGCGACCATGCTCGCGCTGATCGATCCGGGCGACGAGGTGGTGATCTTCCAGCCCTTCTACGAGAACTACGGGCCGGACGCGAAGCTCACTGGAGCGACTCCGAAGTGGGTGTCGCTCCGCTCTCCGGACTGGTCCTTCGATCCCGATGAGTTGCGTGCCGCGTTCTCGGCGAAGACCAAGGCCGTTATCTTGAACACGCCCAACAACCCGACGGGCAAGGTGTTCACCCGGGCGGAACTCGAAACGATCGCGGCGCTGTGCCAGGAGTTCAACGCGGTCGCCATTTCGGACGAGATCTACGAGTACATTAACTTCACATCTCGGCCCCACATCAGCATCGCGTCGCTACCCGGAATGGCGGAGCGCACGGTGACGATCAGCGGGTTGTCGAAGACGTTCAGCGCGACCGGCTGGCGGCTCGGGTACTGTGTCGCACCAGTAGCGATCACCGCGGGCATCCGCAAGGCCCACGACTTCCTGACTGTTGGGGCACCGCACCCGCTGCAAGTCGCCGGGGCCACAGCGCTGGCTCTGCCGCAAACCTACTTCGACGGCCTCCGAGATCACTATCAGCACCGTCGCGACCTGTTCGTGCCGTATTTGGAACGGGCCGGGTTCGCGGTACGCCCGCCGGACGGTGCCTACTACGTGATGGCCGACTTCACCGCCCTCAGCAAGTTGGACGACGTGTCGTTCGTTCGACACATGATTGAAACGGTGGGAGTCGCGGGGGTGCCCGGGAGCAGCTTTCACGACCCGAAAATCGACGGCCGGCACCTCGTGCGGTTCATGTTCGCGAAGAAGGACGAGACGCTCCACGCGGCCGGCGAGCGCCTTCAGGGGCTTCGCCGCTGATCGCGGGTGCCACAACGACGAGTGGGGCAATCATTTCGGCGCGTGAATTGGTAAAATGCCGTCTCTCGTTCCCAACACGCACCGGAGCCGCACCTGTGGCCGATGACCGTTTCACGGACTACCTGAACAAGTTTTCCGCCGACCGCATCGCGATGCTCGATCAACTCCGGCAGGTGGTCGTCGGGCAGAGCGAGGTCGTTGAGCAAGTGCTGGCCGCGATCTTCACGCGCGGGCACTGCCTCCTGGTGGGCGTGCCGGGGCTGGCGAAGACGCTGATGGTCAGCTCCATCGCGCAGATCCTGAGCATCGCGTTCAAGCGCGTGCAGTTCACCCCGGACCTGATGCCCTCGGACATTACCGGTACGACCGTGCTCGACGAGACGGCCGAGGGGAAGCGCGAGTTCCGGTTCGTGCGCGGGCCGATCTTCGCGAACATCGTGTTGGCCGACGAGATCAACCGCACCCCGCCCAAAACCCAGGCCGCGCTCCTCGAAGCGATGCAGGAGCGCCAGGTGACCGCGGGCCAGGACACGATGAAACTGCCCGAGCCGTTCTTCGTGATCGCGACGCAGAACCCGATCGAACAGGAAGGGACGTACCCGCTCCCCGAAGCGCAGCTCGACCGGTTCATGTTCAACGTAAAGGTGGACTACCCGACCCTGGAGGACGAGCGCCACATCGTTCTGATGAGCACCCGCAGCGAGAAGCCGGAGCTGACGAAGGTGCTGACCGCGGAGCGCATCATCGCGTGGCAGAAGCTGGTGAAGAAGGTGGAAGTGCCGCCGTTCGTGAACGAGTTCATCGTAAAATTGGTGCGGGCGACGCGGCCGAAAGACCCGAGCGCGCCCGAACTCATCAAGCGCCTCGTGGATTGGGGTGCAGGGCCGCGTGCGGGCATCTTCCTCGCGCAAGCGGGTCAGGCGTTCGCCGCGATGGACGGCCGACCGAGCGTCGCCATCGACGACATTAAAAAGGCTGCGATCCCCGTGCTGCGCCACCGGGTCAGCGCGAATTTCCAGGCCCAGGCCGAGGGCCGCAGCAGCGACGACATCGTGGTCGAACTGCTGAAGATCGTGAGCGAACCGGAACCGAAGAAATACGTTGAGAAGAAGCGGTAAGCACGCCAGATGTCCGAGTATCGCACGGCACGGTTAACTAAAACCGCGCCGTTACGCGAACCGCGCGGCGATCCAACTGGCCGCGCGGAGTGCCCGGCCGGTAACCGGGGAGATTCTTTCGATCGCTTCCACCCAGCCGCGCACGCGATCCTTGTTTGGGTCCGATTTCGCTGTCTCCTTTTCGATGCGCTCCACGTTATCTTTTGCCTCTTTGTGGTCATCCGGGTCAAGGTTCTCTGCGGCGAGTTGGGTCAGAGCCGCTTCTAAAAACTTTTTCAGCTCCTCTGCTGAAGACGCGCCCGACGGTAACTGTTGACGAATGTTCGTGACGATCTGCTCGGCTGTCACGCTCGCTCCGCGCCCGACTGCGCTACCACTGACGTTACCACCGATGTTAATCTTGTCGCCCACGTTGGCCTCCTGATGAGACTGACGGAACTTGCTACGATCGTAAATTGCTCCGACGTTTCCATAAACGATTAGCGCCCCACTCTCATGAACCCGACCGCGCGAAATGGAAAGTTCATCCGGTCCGAGCACCTCGTCCGAGTTTCTGACGACTAATGGCTCCGGCCCTACGCCGGTGAGTAACCCTTTGATCTCAAATTGCGCATTGGTATTGAGGTAGGTCACGCGGTGTACCCCGTCGCGCTCAAGTGACAGTAGGGTCTCGAAGTCGAAAGCCGCGTCTGGGTATCCGAGAACACTTACCGGGATCTTGGTAAAAACGTCAGCCCCGGGAACGAGTTTATTTAATTCGTGGACCGCTGCGAAATGTTCACGGACCACTGTTAGCGCGCTACGACGCGATGCTTCGGGACCGCGGACAGTGATTGCGACCCGACGCTTGTGGGGTTCCATCTTCACGAGTACCTCACACCCGTCGATGCCCAGTATAACGCCGTTGAGCCATGCAATTCGGGGGCGGGTCAGATGCCGGTGTGCGAGTACCACAAATCGCGGGAGCAGCCCGCGCGGCGGGGTATCCTGGTACTCGTATCGGAATCGAAGTAATCCTGTCTCGTCCCAACCTGGTAGATCGGGTTCCTCCACCGGGAATCGGTTGGGAACGAGGTATCGGTCTTTGGTCGTAGGGAGTTTGAAACTGAGGCCGAAACGCTCCATCATCTCGGAGATAAATGTCCAGCGTTCGGACGGGTATTGCTTGGCTAGCTTTTCTGAAAGCCCCGCGAGTAGCGCGCCGATTTCGCTCACAGAAAACTCACCTCCGGCCGTTACCACGTCCGCGTGGGTGAGGATGCGGTATACGGCGGTGGTCAGCCAGTTCGGGTCGAGCAGTGTGGTATCGTCGTACTTCACCACCACCCCGATGCGGTCGAGCAGCAAGAGCAGGTTTTCTTGTTCGTCTTGCTCGGTGATTTTTTGAGTTCGGCACTTGTCGCGGTAGGTATTGGTGTTCAGGATCGACGCTCGACGCGCGGTCTTGGCAAGTTCTTCTTTGACCGCGAAGTAGCTCCGCGGGAACTGGTCTCGGACGTGAGGCAACTCAGCTCGGATCACCTCAACGATGGTTTGCCGTAACTCGTTGATACCTCGACCCTCAAACTCGGCACGGCATGAGGTGCGCACGAATCGCTTGATAACAGGAAACTCGCGCTGGAGACGCTTTTCATCGATCTGAAGATCTTGTGGCGGTTCACTTTTATTGATGACGACAACGACGGGTACGTCCTCGGCCGTGCGCGACCGGATCGCACGGAGCCAGGCAATGAGGTGTGCCTCCTGTTCGGTTTCGTTTTCCTTTCGGGCGCTAAGTACGACGAGGTATAAGGAGCGGGCGGTGAGGAAGAATTGGTGGGTCTCTTTGAGAACCTGCTGCCCGCCGAAGTCCCACACGTTGAGGCGCAGCGGGGTCTCGCCAACCGCTTCCCGATCCACATTCCAACTTTTTCGGGAATTGCCGTCACCTTGTCGCAGCCTCCGAGGTCGAGGTCGGTGAGTTGTGTGAGATTCCGGGCGATGTCTGCGACCCCGGCATCCGTGACCTTGTTGCAGTATTCAAGGCTGAAGTTGGTGAGTTGGGAGAGATTGCGGGCGATGTTCGT
This region of Gemmata massiliana genomic DNA includes:
- a CDS encoding pyridoxal phosphate-dependent aminotransferase; translation: MLASRVQHFTESVIRETSRIAQQYGAINLGQGMPDFDPPEEVKEAACQAVRDGFNQYAVTWGIASLRKAIAAKMRTFNGLEWVDADAHVTVCCGATECMMATMLALIDPGDEVVIFQPFYENYGPDAKLTGATPKWVSLRSPDWSFDPDELRAAFSAKTKAVILNTPNNPTGKVFTRAELETIAALCQEFNAVAISDEIYEYINFTSRPHISIASLPGMAERTVTISGLSKTFSATGWRLGYCVAPVAITAGIRKAHDFLTVGAPHPLQVAGATALALPQTYFDGLRDHYQHRRDLFVPYLERAGFAVRPPDGAYYVMADFTALSKLDDVSFVRHMIETVGVAGVPGSSFHDPKIDGRHLVRFMFAKKDETLHAAGERLQGLRR
- a CDS encoding AAA family ATPase, which gives rise to MADDRFTDYLNKFSADRIAMLDQLRQVVVGQSEVVEQVLAAIFTRGHCLLVGVPGLAKTLMVSSIAQILSIAFKRVQFTPDLMPSDITGTTVLDETAEGKREFRFVRGPIFANIVLADEINRTPPKTQAALLEAMQERQVTAGQDTMKLPEPFFVIATQNPIEQEGTYPLPEAQLDRFMFNVKVDYPTLEDERHIVLMSTRSEKPELTKVLTAERIIAWQKLVKKVEVPPFVNEFIVKLVRATRPKDPSAPELIKRLVDWGAGPRAGIFLAQAGQAFAAMDGRPSVAIDDIKKAAIPVLRHRVSANFQAQAEGRSSDDIVVELLKIVSEPEPKKYVEKKR
- a CDS encoding COR domain-containing protein; translation: MDREAVGETPLRLNVWDFGGQQVLKETHQFFLTARSLYLVVLSARKENETEQEAHLIAWLRAIRSRTAEDVPVVVVINKSEPPQDLQIDEKRLQREFPVIKRFVRTSCRAEFEGRGINELRQTIVEVIRAELPHVRDQFPRSYFAVKEELAKTARRASILNTNTYRDKCRTQKITEQDEQENLLLLLDRIGVVVKYDDTTLLDPNWLTTAVYRILTHADVVTAGGEFSVSEIGALLAGLSEKLAKQYPSERWTFISEMMERFGLSFKLPTTKDRYLVPNRFPVEEPDLPGWDETGLLRFRYEYQDTPPRGLLPRFVVLAHRHLTRPRIAWLNGVILGIDGCEVLVKMEPHKRRVAITVRGPEASRRSALTVVREHFAAVHELNKLVPGADVFTKIPVSVLGYPDAAFDFETLLSLERDGVHRVTYLNTNAQFEIKGLLTGVGPEPLVVRNSDEVLGPDELSISRGRVHESGALIVYGNVGAIYDRSKFRQSHQEANVGDKINIGGNVSGSAVGRGASVTAEQIVTNIRQQLPSGASSAEELKKFLEAALTQLAAENLDPDDHKEAKDNVERIEKETAKSDPNKDRVRGWVEAIERISPVTGRALRAASWIAARFA